Proteins encoded within one genomic window of Bradyrhizobium sp. AZCC 1719:
- a CDS encoding DUF6152 family protein, with translation MTSLTRRLFLSLAASLVPASAIAHHGWGGYDTSKSFTVTGKILKSTFENPHCGIEMEVDGKHWHFVLAPPSRMQARGATRELIAPGKTCTVFGYPHTSKPDEARIEYIVLDGKRIELR, from the coding sequence ATGACCTCACTCACCCGTCGTTTGTTTCTGTCGCTGGCGGCTAGCCTTGTGCCGGCTTCCGCCATCGCCCATCATGGCTGGGGCGGCTACGATACGTCAAAATCGTTCACCGTCACCGGCAAGATCCTGAAATCGACCTTCGAGAATCCCCATTGCGGGATCGAGATGGAGGTCGACGGCAAGCATTGGCATTTCGTCCTGGCGCCGCCGTCGCGCATGCAGGCGCGTGGCGCAACGCGCGAGCTGATCGCGCCCGGCAAGACCTGCACCGTGTTCGGCTATCCTCACACCAGCAAGCCGGACGAGGCGCGGATCGAATACATCGTGCTCGACGGCAAGCGTATCGAATTGCGGTAG
- a CDS encoding histidine phosphatase family protein — MSCIRFAIFALLVGLFSSTEIATAEEAANAWKALRAGGHVALMRHADAPGGFGDPPGFRVEDCATQRNLSAKGRADAGKIGARLKREGIAFETILSSPWCRCIDTAKLLNLGPVETVATFGNVVVLRDQRETLTAGARARIAKWTSRGNLLIVTHGANISALTGVSPASGEIVVVKSGSDRIEPAGRLVLD, encoded by the coding sequence ATGTCCTGCATTCGCTTTGCCATCTTCGCGCTCCTCGTCGGTTTGTTCAGTTCGACGGAGATCGCCACTGCCGAGGAGGCCGCCAATGCCTGGAAGGCGTTGCGCGCCGGGGGGCATGTCGCGCTGATGCGGCATGCCGATGCGCCGGGGGGCTTTGGCGATCCGCCCGGTTTCCGCGTTGAAGATTGTGCCACCCAGCGCAACCTGAGCGCCAAGGGGAGGGCGGACGCCGGGAAGATCGGTGCGCGGCTCAAGCGGGAAGGGATTGCGTTTGAAACGATCCTGAGCTCGCCGTGGTGCCGATGCATCGACACCGCCAAATTGCTGAACTTGGGGCCGGTCGAGACCGTTGCGACATTCGGTAATGTTGTGGTGCTGCGCGATCAACGAGAGACGCTAACGGCGGGCGCCCGTGCGCGCATCGCCAAATGGACGTCGCGCGGAAACCTCCTCATCGTGACGCACGGCGCGAACATTTCGGCGCTCACCGGTGTCTCGCCGGCCAGCGGCGAAATCGTCGTCGTCAAAAGCGGAAGCGATCGCATTGAGCCTGCCGGCCGCCTGGTTCTCGATTGA
- a CDS encoding glutathione S-transferase family protein, whose product MLTVHHLNDSRSQRVLWLLEELGTPYELKRYQRNAETRLAPPELKEVHPLGKSPVITDGDMTIAESGAIVDYIIRRYGQGKDKPAMMPAPGSADYEAYNEWLHYSEGSAVLPLMLNLYVGRLKEAGAPLHPRIDSELANHLGYIDRALNGREFFVGASLTGADIQMSFVGELAKVFDKLEPYRNLAAWLERMHARPAFQRSVAKGGPYRFA is encoded by the coding sequence ATGCTCACGGTCCATCATCTCAACGACTCCCGCTCGCAGCGAGTTTTGTGGCTGCTGGAGGAGCTCGGCACGCCCTATGAGCTGAAACGTTATCAGCGCAACGCCGAGACGCGGCTGGCGCCGCCGGAGTTGAAAGAGGTTCATCCGCTCGGCAAATCGCCCGTCATCACTGACGGCGATATGACCATCGCCGAATCCGGCGCCATCGTCGATTACATCATCCGCCGCTACGGCCAGGGAAAAGACAAGCCCGCGATGATGCCGGCGCCCGGTAGCGCGGACTATGAGGCCTACAACGAGTGGCTGCATTATTCCGAAGGCTCGGCGGTGTTGCCGTTGATGCTCAACCTCTATGTCGGCCGACTGAAGGAGGCGGGTGCGCCGCTGCATCCGCGCATCGACAGCGAACTGGCGAACCACCTCGGCTATATCGACCGCGCGCTGAACGGGCGCGAGTTCTTCGTCGGGGCGTCGCTGACCGGCGCCGACATCCAGATGAGTTTTGTCGGTGAGCTGGCAAAAGTGTTCGACAAGCTCGAGCCATACCGGAACCTGGCGGCCTGGCTGGAGCGCATGCACGCCCGTCCGGCGTTCCAGCGCTCGGTCGCCAAGGGCGGGCCGTACCGGTTTGCGTGA
- the glyA gene encoding serine hydroxymethyltransferase, with protein sequence MTSSPTSAKTGSAPDSFFTATLAEADPEIAAAIKGELGRQRHEIELIASENIVSRAVLEAQGSVMTNKYAEGYPGARYYGGCEWVDVAETLAIERAKKLFGAGFANVQPNSGSQMNQAAFLALLQPGDTFMGLDLAAGGHLTHGSPVNMSGKWFKAAHYTVRREDHLIDMDEVAKQAEQVKPKLIIAGGSAYSRAWDFKRFREIADSVGAYLLVDMAHFAGLVAGGVHASPVPHAHVTTTTTHKSLRGPRGGLILCNDEALAKKLNSAIFPGLQGGPLMHVIAAKAVAFAEALRPDFKVYAKNVVENAKALAETLRGHGLDIVSGGTDNHLMLVDLRPKGLKGNVSEKALVRAAITCNKNGIPFDPEKPFVTSGLRLGTPAATTRGFGVAEFKQVGGMIAEVLNALAQSEDGKAPLVEAAIKERVKALTDRFPIYQ encoded by the coding sequence ATGACCTCCTCGCCCACCAGCGCCAAGACCGGCTCCGCGCCCGACTCGTTCTTCACGGCCACGCTCGCCGAGGCCGACCCGGAAATCGCTGCCGCGATCAAGGGCGAACTCGGCCGCCAGCGGCACGAGATCGAGCTGATCGCCTCGGAAAACATCGTCAGCCGGGCCGTGCTGGAAGCGCAGGGCTCGGTGATGACCAACAAATACGCGGAAGGCTATCCGGGCGCGCGTTACTATGGCGGCTGCGAATGGGTCGACGTTGCCGAGACCTTGGCGATCGAGCGCGCCAAAAAGCTGTTCGGCGCTGGCTTTGCAAACGTGCAGCCGAACTCAGGCAGCCAGATGAACCAGGCGGCGTTTCTGGCGCTGCTGCAGCCCGGCGACACCTTTATGGGCCTCGATCTCGCGGCCGGTGGCCATCTCACCCACGGCTCGCCAGTCAACATGTCCGGCAAGTGGTTCAAGGCCGCGCACTATACGGTGCGGCGCGAGGATCATCTGATCGACATGGACGAGGTGGCGAAGCAGGCCGAGCAGGTGAAGCCGAAGCTGATCATCGCCGGCGGATCGGCCTATTCGCGCGCCTGGGACTTCAAGCGCTTCCGCGAGATCGCCGATAGCGTCGGCGCTTACCTCCTGGTTGACATGGCGCATTTCGCCGGCCTCGTCGCCGGCGGCGTCCATGCCTCGCCAGTGCCGCACGCGCACGTCACCACCACGACGACGCACAAATCGCTGCGCGGCCCGCGCGGCGGCCTGATCCTCTGCAACGACGAGGCGCTGGCCAAGAAGCTGAATTCGGCGATCTTCCCGGGCCTGCAGGGCGGCCCGCTGATGCATGTCATCGCCGCCAAGGCGGTGGCGTTCGCCGAGGCGCTGCGTCCGGACTTCAAGGTCTACGCGAAGAACGTCGTCGAGAACGCCAAGGCGCTGGCGGAAACGCTGCGCGGCCATGGCCTCGACATCGTCTCCGGCGGCACCGACAACCATCTGATGCTGGTCGACCTCCGGCCCAAAGGCCTGAAGGGCAACGTGTCCGAGAAGGCGCTGGTGCGCGCCGCGATCACCTGCAACAAGAACGGCATTCCGTTCGACCCTGAAAAGCCGTTCGTCACCTCGGGCCTGCGTCTCGGCACGCCGGCGGCAACGACGCGCGGCTTCGGCGTCGCCGAGTTCAAGCAAGTCGGCGGCATGATCGCCGAGGTGCTCAACGCGCTGGCGCAGTCGGAGGACGGCAAGGCGCCGCTGGTCGAAGCCGCGATCAAGGAACGCGTGAAGGCGCTCACCGACCGCTTCCCGATCTATCAGTAA
- the nrdR gene encoding transcriptional regulator NrdR: MRCPSCNSLDTQVKDSRPTEDSAVIRRRRVCIACNFRFTTFERVQLRELTVIKRNGRRVPFDRDKLVRSLQISLRKRPVDPERVEKMVSAIVRELESGGEAEVSSEAIGEIVMEHLRQLDDVAYVRFASVYRNFREAKDFETVLGELSGEDEARIATLRK; encoded by the coding sequence ATGCGTTGTCCTAGCTGCAACAGTCTCGATACGCAGGTGAAGGATTCGCGTCCGACCGAGGACTCGGCCGTGATCCGGCGGCGGCGGGTATGCATTGCCTGCAACTTCCGCTTCACCACCTTCGAGCGGGTGCAGTTGCGCGAACTGACGGTCATCAAGCGCAACGGGCGCCGGGTGCCGTTCGACCGCGACAAGCTGGTCCGCTCGCTGCAGATCTCCTTGCGCAAGCGGCCGGTCGACCCTGAGCGGGTCGAGAAGATGGTTTCAGCGATCGTGCGCGAACTCGAGAGCGGCGGCGAGGCGGAAGTCTCCTCGGAGGCGATCGGCGAGATCGTGATGGAGCATCTGCGCCAGCTCGACGACGTCGCCTATGTGCGCTTCGCCTCCGTCTATCGCAATTTCCGCGAGGCCAAGGATTTTGAGACCGTGCTCGGCGAGCTCTCAGGCGAGGACGAAGCGCGGATCGCCACGTTGCGCAAATGA
- the ribD gene encoding bifunctional diaminohydroxyphosphoribosylaminopyrimidine deaminase/5-amino-6-(5-phosphoribosylamino)uracil reductase RibD, whose protein sequence is MIFRILEDQYGQKIRESKAADQRFMQLALSLGRRGLGRTWPNPAVGAVVVKDGVIVGRGWTQPGGRPHAEPEALRRAGEAARGATLYVTLEPCSHFGKSPPCVDAAIASGISRVVSAIEDPNPEVAGQGHAKLRAAGISVDVGLGAQEVARDHAGHFRRVRDKRPHVILKLAVSADDKIAAAGHKPVAITGEVARTRVHLLRAQCDAILVGIGTVLADDPLLTCRLPGMEARSPVRVVLDRALRIPGTSKLVQSARQTPLWVMTSDFAEAPAAVKLGAAGAQVIRVAATAQPPWLNLSAVLHALSDKGITRLMVEGGSRVASSFVASGLVDEIWLLCGPDKVGADGIPALDALPLSTLTGSPAFKPRASESLGNDTLTIYERA, encoded by the coding sequence ATGATCTTCCGCATCCTGGAAGACCAGTACGGGCAGAAGATCAGGGAGTCCAAGGCGGCTGACCAGCGCTTCATGCAGCTTGCGCTGTCGCTCGGCCGGCGCGGGCTGGGGCGGACCTGGCCCAATCCGGCCGTCGGGGCGGTCGTCGTGAAGGATGGCGTCATCGTCGGGCGCGGCTGGACGCAACCGGGCGGGCGACCGCATGCCGAGCCGGAAGCCTTGAGGCGCGCCGGCGAGGCGGCGCGGGGCGCGACGCTGTATGTGACGCTGGAGCCCTGTTCGCATTTCGGCAAATCGCCGCCTTGCGTCGATGCCGCTATCGCGTCCGGCATTTCGCGCGTGGTGTCGGCGATCGAGGATCCCAATCCGGAGGTGGCCGGGCAGGGACATGCAAAACTTCGCGCAGCAGGGATATCAGTCGATGTCGGGCTCGGTGCTCAGGAAGTCGCGCGCGATCACGCCGGCCATTTCCGCCGCGTCCGCGACAAGCGCCCGCATGTGATCCTGAAACTCGCCGTCTCCGCCGACGACAAGATCGCTGCCGCCGGCCACAAGCCCGTTGCGATTACGGGCGAGGTCGCGAGAACTCGGGTGCATCTGTTGCGCGCGCAATGCGACGCCATCCTGGTCGGCATCGGCACCGTGCTGGCGGACGATCCGCTGCTGACCTGCCGCCTGCCCGGCATGGAAGCGCGGTCGCCGGTGCGGGTGGTGCTGGATCGCGCGCTGCGCATTCCCGGCACAAGTAAGCTAGTTCAGTCCGCGCGGCAGACGCCGCTCTGGGTGATGACCTCAGATTTTGCCGAGGCGCCGGCCGCCGTGAAACTCGGTGCGGCAGGCGCGCAGGTGATACGCGTTGCGGCTACTGCGCAGCCGCCGTGGCTGAATCTATCGGCGGTGCTGCACGCGCTGTCCGACAAGGGCATCACAAGGCTGATGGTCGAGGGTGGATCGCGGGTGGCGTCGTCCTTCGTCGCGAGCGGCTTGGTCGATGAAATCTGGCTGTTGTGCGGCCCTGATAAAGTCGGCGCCGACGGCATTCCCGCGCTGGACGCATTGCCGCTGTCGACTCTCACCGGGTCGCCCGCGTTCAAGCCACGTGCTAGCGAAAGCCTGGGCAACGACACTCTCACGATTTACGAGCGCGCTTAA
- a CDS encoding riboflavin synthase, which produces MFTGIVTDIGEIVALKPTAQGQLHRMRIACRYDQTTIADGASIACNGVCLTVVASGVEGGKTWFDVDAAAETLGMTTAKHWAKGTKLNLERALKIGDELGGHIVAGHADGIATVVRRDDLPDMARFELRTTRELARFIAAKGSVTLDGVSLTVNTVEDVIFSVLIIPHTLSVTTLGGWAAGSEVNIEVDLMARYAARLSEMK; this is translated from the coding sequence ATGTTTACCGGAATTGTCACCGACATCGGCGAAATCGTCGCCTTGAAGCCGACGGCGCAGGGGCAGTTGCACCGCATGCGGATCGCCTGCCGCTACGACCAGACGACCATTGCAGACGGCGCCTCGATTGCCTGCAACGGTGTCTGCCTGACGGTGGTGGCTTCCGGCGTCGAAGGCGGCAAGACCTGGTTCGACGTCGATGCCGCCGCGGAAACGCTCGGTATGACCACGGCCAAGCATTGGGCCAAGGGAACAAAACTCAATCTCGAGCGTGCGCTGAAGATCGGCGACGAGCTCGGCGGGCATATCGTCGCCGGCCACGCCGACGGCATCGCCACCGTCGTCAGGCGCGACGATCTGCCCGATATGGCCCGGTTCGAACTGCGCACCACGCGAGAGCTGGCGCGTTTCATCGCCGCCAAAGGTTCGGTGACGCTGGATGGCGTGTCGCTGACCGTGAATACGGTCGAGGATGTCATATTTTCGGTGCTGATTATCCCGCACACGCTCAGCGTCACCACGCTTGGCGGCTGGGCAGCAGGCAGCGAGGTCAATATCGAGGTCGACCTGATGGCCCGCTACGCGGCGCGGCTCTCGGAAATGAAGTGA
- the ribH gene encoding 6,7-dimethyl-8-ribityllumazine synthase has product MADARRAPLKDQTDITGARALIVEARFYDDIQDALLEGAVAELKAAGVTHDVITVPGALEIPAAIAIALDAADRNGKQYDAAIALGCVVRGDTIHFEIVSIESSRALMDLAVARKVPLGNGIITVNTEAQAWARARASELNKGGDAARAALAMLRIKRRLAKA; this is encoded by the coding sequence ATGGCAGACGCACGGCGCGCACCGCTGAAAGACCAGACCGACATCACAGGCGCGCGCGCGCTGATCGTGGAGGCGCGGTTCTATGACGACATTCAGGACGCGCTGCTGGAAGGTGCCGTCGCCGAGCTGAAAGCCGCCGGCGTGACGCATGACGTCATCACCGTGCCAGGCGCCTTGGAAATTCCGGCCGCGATCGCGATCGCGCTCGATGCCGCCGACAGGAACGGCAAGCAGTATGACGCGGCGATTGCGCTCGGCTGTGTGGTGCGCGGCGACACCATCCATTTCGAGATCGTCTCGATCGAATCCTCCCGCGCCCTGATGGACCTTGCGGTCGCGCGAAAGGTTCCGCTCGGCAACGGCATCATTACCGTCAATACCGAGGCTCAAGCCTGGGCGAGGGCGCGCGCCAGCGAGTTGAACAAGGGCGGCGACGCCGCGCGCGCGGCGCTGGCGATGCTGCGGATCAAACGCCGGCTGGCAAAGGCCTGA
- the nusB gene encoding transcription antitermination factor NusB produces MAEKKPAKTPDKKANRRGAARLAAVQALYQMDIAGAGINDIFAEFESHWFGNEVEGEKYLPAEAAFFRDVVSGVVRDQARLDPLIDDALQKGWPLKRIDAILRAVLRAGSYELEHRKDVPGRVVVSEYVDVAHAFVEKDETGMVNAVLDQIARQFRADEFTRG; encoded by the coding sequence ATGGCAGAGAAGAAGCCCGCCAAAACTCCCGACAAGAAAGCCAACCGCCGTGGCGCGGCGCGGCTCGCCGCCGTGCAGGCGCTGTACCAGATGGACATCGCAGGCGCCGGGATCAACGACATTTTCGCCGAGTTTGAAAGCCACTGGTTCGGCAACGAGGTCGAGGGCGAGAAATACCTGCCGGCGGAAGCCGCCTTCTTCCGCGACGTCGTGTCGGGCGTGGTCCGCGATCAAGCGAGGCTCGATCCTCTGATCGACGACGCGCTGCAGAAGGGCTGGCCCTTGAAGCGGATCGACGCGATTCTGCGCGCGGTGCTGCGCGCCGGCTCCTACGAGCTCGAGCATCGCAAGGACGTGCCGGGCCGCGTGGTCGTCTCAGAATATGTCGATGTCGCGCATGCCTTTGTCGAAAAGGACGAGACCGGTATGGTCAACGCCGTGCTCGACCAGATCGCGCGCCAGTTCCGCGCCGACGAGTTCACGCGTGGCTAG
- the thiL gene encoding thiamine-phosphate kinase, with product MASGKPVSGEDWLIARYFRPLATDPGAFRLDDDAAALKPSGDDIVVTTDAIVEGVHFLPDDPPDAVARKALRVNLSDLAAKGATPAGFVLTLALRSADEGWLKPFAAALGEDTRQFACPLLGGDTVSTPGPLMVSVTAFGRVPPGKMVHRSGAKPGEQVMVTGTIGDGGLGLAILRGGKVHAAADTAAREMLVARYRVPQPRVAMAEIVREYASASMDISDGLAGDLTKLCGASGVSAVIDLEQVPLSGAARGLVSRGIVGLETLIVGGDDYEILCTIPKEHVEVFEAAAQRAGVALSSIGTIVAGSAVPKFVDKEGKEIALERLSYSHF from the coding sequence GTGGCTAGCGGCAAACCAGTGTCCGGCGAGGACTGGCTGATCGCGCGCTATTTCCGGCCGCTTGCAACCGACCCCGGCGCCTTCCGTCTCGACGACGATGCTGCGGCGCTGAAGCCGTCCGGCGATGACATCGTGGTGACGACGGATGCCATTGTCGAGGGCGTGCATTTCCTGCCCGATGATCCTCCCGATGCGGTCGCGCGCAAGGCGCTGCGGGTGAACCTCAGCGATCTCGCCGCGAAGGGCGCGACGCCGGCCGGCTTTGTGCTGACGCTGGCGCTCCGCAGCGCGGATGAGGGCTGGCTAAAGCCGTTCGCGGCGGCGCTGGGCGAGGACACCAGGCAGTTCGCATGTCCGCTGCTCGGCGGCGATACGGTGTCGACGCCGGGGCCGCTGATGGTTTCGGTGACCGCATTCGGCCGCGTGCCGCCAGGCAAAATGGTCCATCGCAGCGGCGCCAAACCAGGCGAGCAGGTGATGGTGACGGGGACGATCGGAGACGGCGGGCTGGGGCTGGCCATCCTCCGCGGGGGAAAGGTGCATGCCGCCGCCGATACGGCCGCGCGGGAGATGCTGGTCGCACGCTATCGCGTCCCGCAGCCGCGCGTGGCGATGGCCGAGATCGTTCGCGAATACGCCAGTGCTTCGATGGACATATCGGATGGGTTGGCAGGCGATCTGACAAAGCTGTGCGGCGCGTCGGGCGTATCCGCCGTGATCGATCTGGAGCAGGTGCCGTTGTCCGGCGCAGCGCGGGGGTTGGTGTCGCGCGGCATTGTCGGACTGGAAACGTTGATTGTGGGTGGCGACGATTACGAAATCCTCTGCACGATTCCGAAAGAGCATGTTGAAGTCTTCGAAGCTGCCGCGCAGCGCGCAGGGGTTGCGCTTAGTTCCATCGGAACGATCGTCGCGGGGAGTGCAGTTCCGAAGTTCGTCGACAAAGAGGGCAAGGAAATCGCGCTGGAACGGCTATCCTACAGCCATTTTTGA
- a CDS encoding cold-shock protein — protein MATGTVKWFNGQKGFGFIEPSDGSKDVFVHISAVERAGLGGLAEGQKVQFELKTDKMRGKVSAENLSLV, from the coding sequence ATGGCTACGGGAACAGTGAAGTGGTTCAACGGTCAAAAGGGTTTCGGTTTCATTGAGCCGAGCGATGGCAGCAAGGATGTGTTCGTGCACATCTCCGCCGTCGAGCGCGCCGGCCTTGGCGGGCTGGCCGAAGGTCAGAAGGTTCAGTTCGAACTCAAGACCGACAAGATGCGGGGCAAGGTAAGCGCGGAAAACCTGTCGCTGGTCTAA